The following proteins are co-located in the Palaemon carinicauda isolate YSFRI2023 chromosome 30, ASM3689809v2, whole genome shotgun sequence genome:
- the LOC137622932 gene encoding zinc finger protein 585A-like, whose product MENINEEKSNGEVISLETLGDQSEKQIITTSTVTIREDSMLTSQNSKQDTMILCPISDATNELHTSSHHHISSDATLTYAALDTGGNLVLQPLKPEHQTQVSHSANVLAEENSAEHSVCKDSTNSQTNSGPQLVVVGEGVSDTNAYIYIQGDEQTGDKHNEIDGENAHTITLNSADGSTLQTLPASYTQHLEHTYGDIVLVNSNDGANESDGRINSNISDIPSGDSSHPSDSLLLFSVQPIKLENQNASSTLTLSSSSQPSTQEKDTNSTDDILLKNVINTSRNQQESVCLEERLPEEETPTIEERLATRDSLLPPKSRRRFKSYVCPICQMTFKSNYQFNVHQYTHKGANMWQCDLCKFSCDTAGDLKLHKFSVHQDARPYKCLHCELRFPKGQMLEDHIRSVHNKERPYSCTFCNKGFYRPHDLKMHLNLHLGIKCNVCYVCGRQFSHPSNLIRHHRLHTGVKPYVCPTCGKRFTQLILLHKHRTTHLPGAGVCPQCPSTFRSAAGLKKHYRFEHKKGMTLQEATVILRGYGSTVGRRYYCQVCGDKFLLKSDLKKHEQKEHSNGAELHCPSCNKMFTAETVKFHICLSAEEEERMNEFSADDPPIPTASTSTSHSISQNETRKKNSNYVKVEEEEYLVMYITPEGESVSYVMKKSESLDKVLQVNAPAGDTTEESLQRSALPEETIMINVQDRPILNHQQEEPSLVTLEPEIHEDGSLKPSDLDHQEGVLSNPSQPNTDSVMLQNIKLEPQSTISDVDMSQVTVNDNTLLPLLTLNENASVSKISRKSGLRSIAMKRSTKDGAPKNESSMDIKKEKQENSILPLTCKDCGKSFQKRWNYQQHIATHDASLHRYKCQTCGMTFAYRSTYTTHIKRHSGEQQVHVCPYCQKTYKSKMSLKKHHGREHMHLRPYQCELCHKDFYSKGDFKCHMRVHNKEHPYICFACGRDFAHLSHLHRHERIHTKERPHKCPFCPKEFIQRVTLKIHLKKHEDEQEVLRELTGPERNDVSLALGQDLPEDTSQMTGSMPENMADTSGSSLIANHNASNPMGDNLSDHTSVDVRLAQNLVGSVTTSEGISVEGFPPGTIILTQAETEETSETYPYQFTSDSSTVVTGMDGDCIAIFVQENLN is encoded by the exons ATGGAGAACATCAACGAAGAGAAGTCCAATGGTGAGGTTATATCTTTGGAAACCCTTGGAGATCAATCTGAGAAACAAATTATAACTACTTCTACAGTTACCATAAGGGAGGATTCTATGTTGACTTCACAAAATAGCAAACAGGACACTATGATTTTGTGTCCAATCAGTGATGCTACGAATGAGCTTCATACTTCATCTCATCACCATATTTCTTCTGATGCCACTCTTACATATGCTGCATTAGATACAGGTGGAAATCTAGTTCTGCAGCCTTTAAAACCTGAGCATCAGACACAAGTTTCTCATTCTGCCAATGTCCTAGCTGAAGAAAATTCTGCTGAGCACAGTGTTTGTAAAGATTCTACAAATTCCCAAACCAATAGTGGACCACAACTGGTGGTGGTTGGAGAAGGAGTCAGTGATACAAATGCTTATATTTACATTCAAGGGGATGAGCAGACTGGAGACAAACATAATGAAATAGATGGTGAAAATGCCCACACAATTACTCTGAACTCAGCTGATGGGTCAACCCTACAGACACTCCCTGCCTCTTATACTCAGCACTTGGAGCACACCTATGGAGATATTGTTCTTGTTAATAGTAATGATGGTGCTAATGAAAGTGATGGTAGAATTAACTCCAACATTTCAGACATCCCTTCTGGTGATTCTAGTCATCCCAGTGATTCTCTGTTGCTCTTTTCAGTCCAGCCAATTAAATTAGAAAACCAGAATGCTTCATCAACATTGACACTTTCTTCTTCATCCCAACCAAGCACACAAGAGAAAGATACCAACTCCACAGATGACATACTCCTGAAAAACGTCATCAACACCAGCAGAAATCAACAGGAATCTGTTTGCCTTGAAGAAAGGTTACCAGAGGAAGAGACACCTACCATAGAAGAACGATTAGCTACAAGGGACTCTTTGCTTCCACCAAAGAGCCGCCGACGCTTTAAATCATATGTGTGCCCAATCTGCCAAATGACATTCAAGTCAAATTATCAGTTCAATGTTCACCAGTACACACATAAAGGTGCCAATATGTGGCAGTGTGATTTATGCAAATTTTCATGCGATACAGCAGGCGATCTTAAGCTACATAAGTTTTCTGTGCATCAAGATGCTCGACCATATAAGTGTCTTCATTGTGAACTAAGATTCCCCAAAGGTCAAATGTTGGAAGACCATATACGCTCAGTTCATAACAAAGAGAGACCCTATTCTTGCACATTTTGTAACAAAGGCTTTTACCGACCTCATGATCTTAAAATGCACCTCAATTTACATTTGGGAATTAAGTGTAATGTTTGTTATGTTTGTGGTCGTCAGTTCAGTCATCCATCAAATCTTATTCGTCACCATCGTCTGCATACGGGGGTTAAGCCTTATGTATGTCCAACATGTGGGAAGCGATTTACTCAGTTGATACTGTTGCATAAGCATCGCACAACTCATCTTCCTGGAGCTGGTGTATGTCCACAATGCCCTTCAACATTCCGCAGTGCAGCAGGATTAAAGAAGCACTATCGATTTGAACACAAAAAAGGAATGACCCTTCAGGAAGCAACTGTTATCCTTAGGGGCTATGGATCAACTGTTGGCCGCAGGTATTATTGCCAGGTTTGTGGTGATAAATTCCTACTTAAATCAGATTTGAAAAAGCATGAGCAAAAAGAACACAGCAATGGTGCAGAGTTGCACTGCCCTTCTTGTAATAAAATGTTCACGGCAGAAACTGTCAAATTTCACATCTGTCTAAGTGCTGAAGAAGAGGAGAGAATGAATGAGTTTTCTGCAGATGATCCTCCCATTCCAACAGCAAGTACATCAACTTCTCAttctatttcccaaaatgaaaCTCGAAAGAAGAATTCTAACTATGTCAAAGTTGAGGAAGAAGAGTATCTTGTGATGTATATAACACCAGAAGGTGAAAGTGTGTCATATGTAATGAAAAAAAGTGAATCTTTGGATAAAGTGCTACAGGTCAATGCACCAGCTGGAGACACTAcagaggagagcctgcagagatcAGCACTCCCAGAAGAAACAATAATGATTAATGTACAAGATCGTCCCATACTCAACCATCAGCAAGAAGAGCCTTCCCTAGTGACTCTTGAACCAGAGATTCATGAAGATGGTTCTTTGAAGCCTTCCGATTTAGATCACCAAGAGGGTGTTTTATCTAATCCTAGTCAGCCTAATACAGATTCTGTCATGCTTCAGAATATCAAATTAGAACCTCAGTCAACTATTAGCGATGTAGATATGTCTCAAGTTACAGTAAATGATAACACACTGTTGCCATTATTGACATTAAATGAAAATGCGTCTGTGTCAAAAATAAGCAGGAAATCAGGTTTGCGTTCCATTGCAATGAAGAGAAGTACAAAGGATGGGGCTCCGAAGAATGAGAGTTCCATGGATATAAAAAAggagaagcaagagaactctattcttcCTTTGACATGTAAAGATTGTGGGAAAAGTTTCCAGAAACGCTGGAACTACCAACAGCACATAGCTACGCATGATGCATCCCTGCATCGTTACAAGTGTCAAACCTGTGGAATGACTTTTGCATACAGATccacatacacaacacacataaAAAGGCATAGTGGTGAGCAGCAAGTCCATGTGTGCCCTTACTGTCAGAAG ACTTACAAGAGTAAAATGAGTCTGAAGAAACATCATGGTAGAGAACACATGCATTTACGACCCTATCAATGTGAACTTTGCCACAAGGATTTTTACAGTAAAGGCGATTTCAAGTGTCATATGAG GGTACATAACAAAGAGCATCCTTACATTTGTTTTGCCTGTGGAAGAGACTTCGCTCACCTCTCCCATCTTCACAGACACGAAAGGATTCATACAAAAGAAAGGCCACACAAGTGTCCG tTTTGCCCAAAAGAATTTATTCAACGTGTGACACTGAAAATCCACTTAAAGAAGCATGAGGATGAACAAGAAGTTTTACGAGAGCTTACTGGTCCTGAAAGAAATGACGTCAGTTTAGCTCTTGGTCAAGATTTACCGGAAGATACGTCACAGATGACCGGCAGCATGCCTGAAAACATGGCAGACACTTCTGGGTCTAGCTTAATTGCAAATCACAATGCTAGCAACCCCATGGGAGACAACCTCAGTGATCACACTAGCGTAGATGTAAGATTAGCTCAAAATTTAGTTGGAAGTGTAACAACATCAGAGGGCATATCTGTCGAGGGATTTCCACCTGGAACAATCATTCTGACACAAGCTGAAACAGAGGAAACAAGTGAAACATATCCATATCAATTTACTAGCGATTCTAGTACAGTTGTAACTGGTATGGATGGAGACTGCATAGCAATATTTGTACAAGAAAACCTGAATTGA